A single genomic interval of Rhea pennata isolate bPtePen1 chromosome 5, bPtePen1.pri, whole genome shotgun sequence harbors:
- the INF2 gene encoding inverted formin-2 isoform X2, which produces MSIKKEGAHKKWAALKEKLGPQETDQSEANLENAEPELCIRLLQMPSVVNYSGLKKRLENSDDAWMVQFLELCGLDLLLEALDRLSGRGVARISDALLQLTCINCVRAVMNSHRGIEYIVSNEGYVRKLFQALDTTNVMVKKQVFELLAALCIYSSDGHTLALDALDHYKSVKNQQYRFSVIMNELSNTDNVPYMVTLLSAINAIILGKEELRTRTQIRNEFIGLQLLDILDKLRDIEEEDLLIQCDTFEEFKVEDDEELLKICDGINMNDHHEVFSSLFNKVSRSPVSVQLLSILQSLLHLEPSHHSSLLLWESLDAVVNRAILLANDIQENTVEEVIERLLSIKKHPNKQKGGENQLSRNTNEGVQTELEVCSSTVQSPVKSTNPSKAPSPPSGPPAAEEIMSSQLSSCSASPETFTPVPTAVPAPAPPSPPPPPPLLGMAAMSPACPMMDLPPAPPLLGMPPPPPPLPGMGAIPPPPPLPGMGGIPPPPPLPGMGAIPPPPPLPGTGGIPPPPPLPGMGGVPPPPPLPGMGGIPPPPPLPGMGGVPPPPPLPGMGGVPPPPPLPGMGGIPPPPPLLPGMAAIPGDQIQAVVATQLSCQFGSSRPVRKTVKTPTLRMKKLNWQKLPSNVVRESHSMWASVGSSSEDAIEPNYTSIEQLFCFPQPTPKEKTAAPVKAEPKEITFLDSKKSLNLNIFLKQFKCSNEEVAAMIQNGDRTKFDVEVLKQLLKLLPEKHEIENLKAFKEEKLKLANADQFYLLLLQIPSYQLRIECMLICEETSVVLDMIQPKAGVIRRACEDLLNSHRLPLFCQLILKVGNFLNYGSHTGDADGFKISTLLKLTETKANQTRITLLHHILEEVENSHIDLLELPKDLEYVSKAAGINLDIIHSESSANLKKLLELQRKISSSNDDVKQQYEKPIKDSIDASRKLEEEFETIERKREELANYLCEDPSKLSLEDVFITMKTFRDLFIRALKENKDRKEQAAKAEKRKKQLEEDEAKRQKGENGKVIKKGVVKQEDVCVIDALLADIRKGFTLRKTKNRNETDALPKTLPAESPEETQPGKSTKDPQAAGIHINDKKKQSSNGHPSESIPPSTTVLTETGKGVANASASNQALPKQNTEENLPPECQTEGPSVSLMEVDGAGQPKQGAGTQQADSLASLQESAKSSTFTFSVTNIGSGIKFMSSSLSTVQRDQLNGSTSEDQDNESHPDGSENVRPAKEQIIQPNNPQLNKNGVDPGSTQSTPFDEAHQAESKEKAKENEDPGTDSLLDTSQEKSFSEEPATDSSCSATLPPGQTYSDREKQRASGKRKKKKRHSKSYTEIDTDTGDNKTKKGCVVQ; this is translated from the exons ATGTCCATCAAAAAGGAAGGTGCCCACAAAAAATGGGCTGCCCTGAAGGAGAAACTTGGGCCCCAGGAGACAGACCAGTCAGAGGCCAAcctggaaaatgcagagccAGAGCTGTGCATCCGCCTCCTACAAATGCCTTCCGTGGTGAACTACTCCGGGCTGAAGAAGCGTCTGGAGAACAGCGACGATGCCTGGATGGTCCAGTTCCTGGAGCTCTGTGGGCTCGACCTCCTCTTAGAGGCCCTGGACAGGCTATCTGGGCGAGGAGTGGCCAGGATTTCTGATGCCTTGCTTCAGCTCACCTGCATTAATTGTGTGCGAGCAGTGATGAACTCCCACAGAGGGATCGAATACATTGTCAGCAATGAGGGCTATGTCAGAAAACTCTTTCAAG CACTTGACACAACTAATGTCATGGTCAAAAAGCAAGTATTTGAGCTCCTGGCTGCACTGTGCATTTATTCATCAGATGGCCACACTTTGGCTTTGGATGCCCTGGACCATTATAAG AGTGTGAAGAACCAGCAGTATCGATTCAGTGTCATAATGAATGAGCTCTCAAATACAGATAACGTACCATACATGGTGACACTGCTGAGTGCTATCAATGCCATAATATTGGGGAAAGAAGAGCTAAGAACAAGAACACAAATCAGAAACGAGTTCATAG GGCTTCAGTTGTTGGATATTTTAGACAAGCTAAG AGACATAGAGGAGGAGGATCTGCTCATCCAATGTGACACATTTGAGGAATTCAAGGTAGAAGATGATGAGGAATTGTTAAAGATATGTGATGGGATAAACATGAATGATCATCATGAGGTCTTTTCATCTCTCTTCAATAAA GTGAGCCGCTCTCCAGTCTCCGTCCAGCTATTGTCCATCCTCCAGAGCCTTCTGCACCTGGAACCATCTCACCACTCTAGCCTCTTGCTGTGGGAGTCCCTGGATGCTGTAGTGAACAGAGCCATTTTGCTCGCAAATGACA ttcaggAGAACACAGTTGAAGAAGTTATCGAGAGGTTGTTATCTATCAAGAAACATCCAAACAAGCAAAAGGGAGGTGAAAACCAGCTGTCCAGGAATACAAATGAAGGTGTTCAGACTGAATTGGAAGTGTGTTCGAGCACAGTTCAGAGCCCTGTGAAATCAACTAACCCCTCCAAGGCACCATCACCTCCATCAGGGCCACCCGCTGCAGAAGAGATTATGTCCTCCCAGCTCTCATCCTGCTCAGCTTCGCCAGAGACATTTACCCCTGTGCCCACCGCTGTTcctgccccagcacctccctcaccaccacccCCTCCACCACTCTTAGGCATGGCAGCCATGTCCCCTGCGTGCCCCATGATGGAtctgcctccagcccctccACTCCTAGGCATGCCTCCACCCCCTCCACCACTGCCTGGCATGGGAGCCATCCCACCCCCTCCACCACTGCCTGGAATGGGGGGCATCCCACCCCCTCCACCACTGCCTGGCATGGGAGCCATCCCACCCCCTCCACCACTGCCTGGCACGGGGGGCATCCCACCCCCTCCACCACTGCCTGGCATGGGGGGCGTCCCACCCCCTCCACCACTGCCTGGCATGGGGGGCATCCCACCCCCTCCACCACTGCCTGGCATGGGGGGCGTCCCACCCCCTCCACCACTGCCTGGCATGGGGGGTGTCCCACCCCCTCCACCACTGCCTGGCATGGGGGGCATCCCACCACCCCCGCCACTCCTGCCTGGCATGGCAGCCATCCCAGGAGATCAAATACAAGCTGTTGTGGCCACCCAATTGAGCTGCCAGTTTGGCTCCAGCAGGCCTGTTCGCAAGACAGTGAAGACGCCAACGTTGAGAATGAAGAAGCTGAACTGGCAGAAGCTGCCCTCCAATGTAGTGAGAG AAAGTCACTCGATGTGGGCTTCAGTGGGTAGCAGCAGTGAGGACGCCATAGAGCCCAATTATACAAGCATAGAGcaactgttttgctttccaCAACCAACCCCCAAGGAGAAAACGGCTGCACCAGTGAAGGCAGAACCAAAGGAG atCACATTTTTGGACTCCAAGAAAAGTCTCAAtttgaacatatttttgaaGCAGTTTAAATG CTCCAATGAAGAAGTGGCTGCCATGATCCAAAATGGGGACAGGACCAAGTTTGATGTCGAGGTTCTGAAACAATTGCTCAAGCTGCTGCCTGAAAAGCATGAG ATAGAAAACCTGAAGGCcttcaaagaagagaaattaaagcTAGCAAACGCAGATCAGTTttatctcctcctccttcagaTTCCCAG CTACCAGCTACGGATTGAATGTATGCTGATCTGTGAAGAGACCAGTGTTGTGCTGGACATGATTCAGCCAAAAGCTGGAGTCATCCGGAGAGCCTGTGAAG atcttCTGAATAGTCATCGTCTGCCACTGTTTTGTCAACTGATTCTCAAAGTGGGAAACTTTCTGAACTAC GGAAGTCACACGGGTGATGCTGATGGGTTTAAAATCAGCACTTTACTCAAACTAACAGAAACCAAAGCAAACCAAACGCGCATTACGCTGCTCCACCATATTCTGGAG GAAGTAGAAAACAGCCACATAGACCTACTGGAACTGCCAAAGGACCTTGAATatgtttcaaaagcagcagg aattaatctTGATATTATACACTCGGAGTCTAGTGCCAATTTAAAGAAGCTGCTGGAGCTTCAGCGAAAGATCTCATCATCAAACGACGATGTGAAACAACAGTATGAGAAACCTATCAAG GATAGCATTGATGCCTCCAGAAAGCTGGAAGAGGAATTTGAAACCattgaaaggaagagagaagaactTGCAAATTATCTCTGTGAAGATCCAAGCAAATTGTCTCTAGAAGACGTATTTATCACCATGAAGACCTTCAGAGACCTCTTCATCCGAGCACTGAAG gaaaacaagGACAGAAAGGAGCAAGCTGCAAAAGcggagaagaggaagaaacaactGGAAGAAGACGAGGCAAAGAgacagaagggagaaaatggaaaagtca TTAAGAAGGGAGTGGTGAAACAGGAGGACGTGTGTGTCATTGATGCACTGCTGGCCGACATAAGGAAAGGGTTCACACTGAGGAagacaaagaacagaaatgagacAGATGCACTTCCTAAAACCTTGCCAGCAGAGAGCCCAGAGGAGACACAGCCTG gaaaGAGCACTAAAGATCCACAAGCAGCAGGAATACACATCAAtgataagaaaaagcaaagcagcaatgGTCATCCCTCAGAAAGCATTCCCCCTTCAACCACTGTGCtaacagagacaggaaaaggTGTTGCAAATGCCTCAGCTTCAAACCAGGCCTTACctaaacaaaatactgaagaaaatttgCCACCGGAGTGCCAAACTGAAGGCCCATCTGTAAGCTTGATGGAAGTTGATGGGGCCGGTCAGCCCAAGCAAGGAGCAGGCACGCAGCAGGCAGACAGTTTGGCAAGCCTCCAGGAGAGCGCGAAGAGTAGCACCTTCACCTTCTCTGTCACCAATATAGGCAGTGGAATAAAGTTTATGAGCAGCAGTTTGAGCACTGTTCAGAGAGACCAGCTCAATGGGTCCACCTCAGAAGACCAGGACAATGAATCCCATCCTGATGGCTCAGAGAACGTCAGGCCAGCTAAGGAGCAGATAATCCAGCCAAACAATCCCCAGCTAAACAAGAACGGAGTAGATCCTGGCAGTACACAGTCCACTCCCTTTGATGAAGCACATCAGGCAGAGtcaaaagagaaggcaaaggaaaatgaagaccCTGGTACAGACTCACTGTTGGACACCTCTCAAGAGAAGTCTTTCTCGGAGGAGCCAGCTACTGATTCTTCCTGTTCTGCAACGCTTCCCCCTGGACAAACTTACAGTGATAGGGAAAAGCAAAGAGCATCTGGAAAACgtaaaaagaagaagaggcaCAGCAAAAGCTACACAG agaTTGACACTGATACTGgagataataaaacaaaaaaaggttgTGTGGTACAATGA
- the INF2 gene encoding inverted formin-2 isoform X5, with product MSIKKEGAHKKWAALKEKLGPQETDQSEANLENAEPELCIRLLQMPSVVNYSGLKKRLENSDDAWMVQFLELCGLDLLLEALDRLSGRGVARISDALLQLTCINCVRAVMNSHRGIEYIVSNEGYVRKLFQALDTTNVMVKKQVFELLAALCIYSSDGHTLALDALDHYKSVKNQQYRFSVIMNELSNTDNVPYMVTLLSAINAIILGKEELRTRTQIRNEFIGLQLLDILDKLR from the exons ATGTCCATCAAAAAGGAAGGTGCCCACAAAAAATGGGCTGCCCTGAAGGAGAAACTTGGGCCCCAGGAGACAGACCAGTCAGAGGCCAAcctggaaaatgcagagccAGAGCTGTGCATCCGCCTCCTACAAATGCCTTCCGTGGTGAACTACTCCGGGCTGAAGAAGCGTCTGGAGAACAGCGACGATGCCTGGATGGTCCAGTTCCTGGAGCTCTGTGGGCTCGACCTCCTCTTAGAGGCCCTGGACAGGCTATCTGGGCGAGGAGTGGCCAGGATTTCTGATGCCTTGCTTCAGCTCACCTGCATTAATTGTGTGCGAGCAGTGATGAACTCCCACAGAGGGATCGAATACATTGTCAGCAATGAGGGCTATGTCAGAAAACTCTTTCAAG CACTTGACACAACTAATGTCATGGTCAAAAAGCAAGTATTTGAGCTCCTGGCTGCACTGTGCATTTATTCATCAGATGGCCACACTTTGGCTTTGGATGCCCTGGACCATTATAAG AGTGTGAAGAACCAGCAGTATCGATTCAGTGTCATAATGAATGAGCTCTCAAATACAGATAACGTACCATACATGGTGACACTGCTGAGTGCTATCAATGCCATAATATTGGGGAAAGAAGAGCTAAGAACAAGAACACAAATCAGAAACGAGTTCATAG GGCTTCAGTTGTTGGATATTTTAGACAAGCTAAGGTAA
- the INF2 gene encoding inverted formin-2 isoform X4, translated as MNELSNTDNVPYMVTLLSAINAIILGKEELRTRTQIRNEFIGLQLLDILDKLRDIEEEDLLIQCDTFEEFKVEDDEELLKICDGINMNDHHEVFSSLFNKVSRSPVSVQLLSILQSLLHLEPSHHSSLLLWESLDAVVNRAILLANDIQENTVEEVIERLLSIKKHPNKQKGGENQLSRNTNEGVQTELEVCSSTVQSPVKSTNPSKAPSPPSGPPAAEEIMSSQLSSCSASPETFTPVPTAVPAPAPPSPPPPPPLLGMAAMSPACPMMDLPPAPPLLGMPPPPPPLPGMGAIPPPPPLPGMGGIPPPPPLPGMGAIPPPPPLPGTGGIPPPPPLPGMGGVPPPPPLPGMGGIPPPPPLPGMGGVPPPPPLPGMGGVPPPPPLPGMGGIPPPPPLLPGMAAIPGDQIQAVVATQLSCQFGSSRPVRKTVKTPTLRMKKLNWQKLPSNVVRESHSMWASVGSSSEDAIEPNYTSIEQLFCFPQPTPKEKTAAPVKAEPKEITFLDSKKSLNLNIFLKQFKCSNEEVAAMIQNGDRTKFDVEVLKQLLKLLPEKHEIENLKAFKEEKLKLANADQFYLLLLQIPSYQLRIECMLICEETSVVLDMIQPKAGVIRRACEDLLNSHRLPLFCQLILKVGNFLNYGSHTGDADGFKISTLLKLTETKANQTRITLLHHILEEVENSHIDLLELPKDLEYVSKAAGINLDIIHSESSANLKKLLELQRKISSSNDDVKQQYEKPIKDSIDASRKLEEEFETIERKREELANYLCEDPSKLSLEDVFITMKTFRDLFIRALKENKDRKEQAAKAEKRKKQLEEDEAKRQKGENGKVIKKGVVKQEDVCVIDALLADIRKGFTLRKTKNRNETDALPKTLPAESPEETQPGKSTKDPQAAGIHINDKKKQSSNGHPSESIPPSTTVLTETGKGVANASASNQALPKQNTEENLPPECQTEGPSVSLMEVDGAGQPKQGAGTQQADSLASLQESAKSSTFTFSVTNIGSGIKFMSSSLSTVQRDQLNGSTSEDQDNESHPDGSENVRPAKEQIIQPNNPQLNKNGVDPGSTQSTPFDEAHQAESKEKAKENEDPGTDSLLDTSQEKSFSEEPATDSSCSATLPPGQTYSDREKQRASGKRKKKKRHSKSYTAEIDTDTGDNKTKKGCVVQ; from the exons ATGAATGAGCTCTCAAATACAGATAACGTACCATACATGGTGACACTGCTGAGTGCTATCAATGCCATAATATTGGGGAAAGAAGAGCTAAGAACAAGAACACAAATCAGAAACGAGTTCATAG GGCTTCAGTTGTTGGATATTTTAGACAAGCTAAG AGACATAGAGGAGGAGGATCTGCTCATCCAATGTGACACATTTGAGGAATTCAAGGTAGAAGATGATGAGGAATTGTTAAAGATATGTGATGGGATAAACATGAATGATCATCATGAGGTCTTTTCATCTCTCTTCAATAAA GTGAGCCGCTCTCCAGTCTCCGTCCAGCTATTGTCCATCCTCCAGAGCCTTCTGCACCTGGAACCATCTCACCACTCTAGCCTCTTGCTGTGGGAGTCCCTGGATGCTGTAGTGAACAGAGCCATTTTGCTCGCAAATGACA ttcaggAGAACACAGTTGAAGAAGTTATCGAGAGGTTGTTATCTATCAAGAAACATCCAAACAAGCAAAAGGGAGGTGAAAACCAGCTGTCCAGGAATACAAATGAAGGTGTTCAGACTGAATTGGAAGTGTGTTCGAGCACAGTTCAGAGCCCTGTGAAATCAACTAACCCCTCCAAGGCACCATCACCTCCATCAGGGCCACCCGCTGCAGAAGAGATTATGTCCTCCCAGCTCTCATCCTGCTCAGCTTCGCCAGAGACATTTACCCCTGTGCCCACCGCTGTTcctgccccagcacctccctcaccaccacccCCTCCACCACTCTTAGGCATGGCAGCCATGTCCCCTGCGTGCCCCATGATGGAtctgcctccagcccctccACTCCTAGGCATGCCTCCACCCCCTCCACCACTGCCTGGCATGGGAGCCATCCCACCCCCTCCACCACTGCCTGGAATGGGGGGCATCCCACCCCCTCCACCACTGCCTGGCATGGGAGCCATCCCACCCCCTCCACCACTGCCTGGCACGGGGGGCATCCCACCCCCTCCACCACTGCCTGGCATGGGGGGCGTCCCACCCCCTCCACCACTGCCTGGCATGGGGGGCATCCCACCCCCTCCACCACTGCCTGGCATGGGGGGCGTCCCACCCCCTCCACCACTGCCTGGCATGGGGGGTGTCCCACCCCCTCCACCACTGCCTGGCATGGGGGGCATCCCACCACCCCCGCCACTCCTGCCTGGCATGGCAGCCATCCCAGGAGATCAAATACAAGCTGTTGTGGCCACCCAATTGAGCTGCCAGTTTGGCTCCAGCAGGCCTGTTCGCAAGACAGTGAAGACGCCAACGTTGAGAATGAAGAAGCTGAACTGGCAGAAGCTGCCCTCCAATGTAGTGAGAG AAAGTCACTCGATGTGGGCTTCAGTGGGTAGCAGCAGTGAGGACGCCATAGAGCCCAATTATACAAGCATAGAGcaactgttttgctttccaCAACCAACCCCCAAGGAGAAAACGGCTGCACCAGTGAAGGCAGAACCAAAGGAG atCACATTTTTGGACTCCAAGAAAAGTCTCAAtttgaacatatttttgaaGCAGTTTAAATG CTCCAATGAAGAAGTGGCTGCCATGATCCAAAATGGGGACAGGACCAAGTTTGATGTCGAGGTTCTGAAACAATTGCTCAAGCTGCTGCCTGAAAAGCATGAG ATAGAAAACCTGAAGGCcttcaaagaagagaaattaaagcTAGCAAACGCAGATCAGTTttatctcctcctccttcagaTTCCCAG CTACCAGCTACGGATTGAATGTATGCTGATCTGTGAAGAGACCAGTGTTGTGCTGGACATGATTCAGCCAAAAGCTGGAGTCATCCGGAGAGCCTGTGAAG atcttCTGAATAGTCATCGTCTGCCACTGTTTTGTCAACTGATTCTCAAAGTGGGAAACTTTCTGAACTAC GGAAGTCACACGGGTGATGCTGATGGGTTTAAAATCAGCACTTTACTCAAACTAACAGAAACCAAAGCAAACCAAACGCGCATTACGCTGCTCCACCATATTCTGGAG GAAGTAGAAAACAGCCACATAGACCTACTGGAACTGCCAAAGGACCTTGAATatgtttcaaaagcagcagg aattaatctTGATATTATACACTCGGAGTCTAGTGCCAATTTAAAGAAGCTGCTGGAGCTTCAGCGAAAGATCTCATCATCAAACGACGATGTGAAACAACAGTATGAGAAACCTATCAAG GATAGCATTGATGCCTCCAGAAAGCTGGAAGAGGAATTTGAAACCattgaaaggaagagagaagaactTGCAAATTATCTCTGTGAAGATCCAAGCAAATTGTCTCTAGAAGACGTATTTATCACCATGAAGACCTTCAGAGACCTCTTCATCCGAGCACTGAAG gaaaacaagGACAGAAAGGAGCAAGCTGCAAAAGcggagaagaggaagaaacaactGGAAGAAGACGAGGCAAAGAgacagaagggagaaaatggaaaagtca TTAAGAAGGGAGTGGTGAAACAGGAGGACGTGTGTGTCATTGATGCACTGCTGGCCGACATAAGGAAAGGGTTCACACTGAGGAagacaaagaacagaaatgagacAGATGCACTTCCTAAAACCTTGCCAGCAGAGAGCCCAGAGGAGACACAGCCTG gaaaGAGCACTAAAGATCCACAAGCAGCAGGAATACACATCAAtgataagaaaaagcaaagcagcaatgGTCATCCCTCAGAAAGCATTCCCCCTTCAACCACTGTGCtaacagagacaggaaaaggTGTTGCAAATGCCTCAGCTTCAAACCAGGCCTTACctaaacaaaatactgaagaaaatttgCCACCGGAGTGCCAAACTGAAGGCCCATCTGTAAGCTTGATGGAAGTTGATGGGGCCGGTCAGCCCAAGCAAGGAGCAGGCACGCAGCAGGCAGACAGTTTGGCAAGCCTCCAGGAGAGCGCGAAGAGTAGCACCTTCACCTTCTCTGTCACCAATATAGGCAGTGGAATAAAGTTTATGAGCAGCAGTTTGAGCACTGTTCAGAGAGACCAGCTCAATGGGTCCACCTCAGAAGACCAGGACAATGAATCCCATCCTGATGGCTCAGAGAACGTCAGGCCAGCTAAGGAGCAGATAATCCAGCCAAACAATCCCCAGCTAAACAAGAACGGAGTAGATCCTGGCAGTACACAGTCCACTCCCTTTGATGAAGCACATCAGGCAGAGtcaaaagagaaggcaaaggaaaatgaagaccCTGGTACAGACTCACTGTTGGACACCTCTCAAGAGAAGTCTTTCTCGGAGGAGCCAGCTACTGATTCTTCCTGTTCTGCAACGCTTCCCCCTGGACAAACTTACAGTGATAGGGAAAAGCAAAGAGCATCTGGAAAACgtaaaaagaagaagaggcaCAGCAAAAGCTACACAG cagagaTTGACACTGATACTGgagataataaaacaaaaaaaggttgTGTGGTACAATGA